The genomic stretch AACTTTAAAAAATCACAGCTATGTTAAAACGACTAAAATCAGTCAGTATGTTGCTGTTCCTAATGGGTGCCTCTACCGGAGCAGCATACGCGGTCGCCAATCCCGGCGTTACCGATGTGAAAATCACACAACAAAGTGGTACATGTACAGGAGTTGTCAAGGATGCTACGGGTGAAACTGTCATTGGTGCGTCTGTTATAGTGAAAGGTACGACTAATGGTACTATTACCGGACTTGACGGTGACTTTTCTTTGTCAAATGTAAAAAAAGGAGATATCATTCAGATCTCTTTTGTGGGATATCAGACACAGGAAATTAAATGGACCGGACAGCCTATTGATGTAACTTTAAAAGATGACACGCAACAGTTAGGTGAAGTTGTGGTAACAGCTTTGGGATTGAAGCGTGAAGAAAAAGCTTTGGGATATGCAGTTACTGAAGTGAAGGGAGATGAATTAAAAGCTGCCAATACCATTTCTCCGGTAGCCGCATTGCAAGGTAAAGTAGCTGGTGTTGAAATCTCAGGCTCAGATGGTGGTTTATTTGGTGGTACCAAGATACAGATTCGTGGAGCTTCAACCTTAAGTTCCAACAACCAGCCTATCTATGTGGTGGATGGAGTGATTTTAGATAACGGTGTATCTGGTAATACGACAGCAGACTGGGATGCAGGTGCCAACAACGCCAGCGATTATGGTAATGAGTTGAAAAACTTAAATCCTGATGATTTTGAAACTGTATCAGTATTGAAAGGTGCGGCAGCAACAGCATTGTATGGTTCTCGTGGTTTGAATGGTGCGGTTGTAATTACTACCAAATCCGGTAAAGGTACGCAAGGACTGGGTATTAGCGTTTCTCAAACATTTGGTATTGACCATGCTTTCAAGACTCCGGATATTCAAACTTTATATGGTCCTGGATATATGCCGGGACAATCTGATGCCGACCAAAATGGAAGTATATGGGATGCACATCAGTTTACGGTAAATCAGAATGGAGAACATACATTAGTAGGGGTACCCAACTTTGGTTTTGGACCTAAATATGATGGCTCTCAAATCCGCAATTATGATGGTACATGGACTACCTATTCTCCACGTAAAAATAATATGCTGGATTTATATAAATTAGGGTTCAATACAAATACGAATGTTTCTATTCGCGGTGGTAATGAAAAAACATCATTTTATACATCTTTATCTTATAAAAATGCCAAATCAACAACAGAAAACAATACTTTTGAGCGTTACTCCATGTTGTTGAAAGCTAGCCATAAGTTGAACGATTGGGTGGACGTTGCCGCTTCTTTTAGCTTTGCCAACTCAAAACCGCGTAATGCACAACTGAATGCGGGTGAATTATTTGTCAATGCAAATACCAATGTGATTAACCCGCTATTTGATGTAGATTATTTCCGGAACAAATATTTAGGTGAGCATGGTGGTATCGCTAGTACCAGCTATGGTGACCAATATGGTTCGGTTCCTTCCAGCGCTAAAAATTATTTCTTCAAAGTAGATAATTATGATTATGTGCGGAAGGAAACTGTTATTCGTCCTACATTTGAAGTAAATGTAAAGATGACAGATTGGCTGAAATTTAAAGCAGACGCTAATATGAACCGTTATTATACTTCAATAGAAGATAAGCAATTAGGTTCCGGTTATGCAAACGAAGGAGGGTATTATGGTATTACGCAAGATATAAAAGAACAATTTACCGTAGGGGGAACTTTTACTGCCAGCAAGCAGATAAAAGATTTTTCACTCGGTGGATTCGCACGATTTGAGTATTACAACACCTCTTCCAAACATTCAAAAGTATCAACTGACGGAGGAATGGTGGTGCCTGGAGAATGGTTCGTGGAGAACTCAAAAAAGACTAAAAAGAGCGAAGCGACAATATCGGGTAGCAAAAGAATTATTTCTACCATTTTTGCTTTAAATTTAGGATGGAAGAATCAAGTCTATTTGGATGTTACAGGACGTAATGACTGGTCTTCTGCATTGGTATATGCCAATCGTACAGGTAATCACTCATACTTCTATCCTTCCGTATCAGGTTCATGGTTGATTAATGAAACTTTCCGTGAAAGTATGCCTTCATGGATTAACTTGGCAAAACTTCGTGCATCATGGGCACAAGTAGGTAATGATACAGACCCATATACAGTCAATCAGACGTATTCTTTTGCCACAATGGAAATGTATGACGGCAATATCTATACCAATGAATTGGACAAACTGATGAAGATTGCTGACCTTAAACCGGAACGTAAGAATTCATGGGAAATAGGTTTGGATTTCCGTACTTTTAATAATCGTTTGAATTTGGATTTCACTTATTATAAGGAAAATACCACAGACCAGATTATGAAAATCAATGTTCCTGCTATTTCCGGTGTTACCCAACAGTTGGTAAATGCTGGTAATATCCAAAACTCAGGTATTGAAATCGCATTAAATACCACTCCTATCAAAACTAAAGACTGGCAGTGGGATCTGGACTTCACTTATACACGAAACAGAAGTAAAATTGTATCCTTGCATCCTAATGTTGCCAACTATATTGAATTGTCCGGTTATGTAAACGCATACGACTATCATATCGGCTCTGTAGCAAAAGTCGGTGAGTCTTATGGTGTGTTGATGTCAGATGTCACTCAGGCACGTAATGAAAACGGTGTACCTTTGTTGGAGTGGGATGACAGTTGGAGAGGCGCATATAGAGCACAAAGCAAAACAGCGGAAGTAGTAGGTAACATGACACCGGATTTTCTGGGATCTGTAGCAACAACATTAACTTGGAAAGATTTAAGTTTGAATATTGGACTGGATATGCGTTTTGGAGGTTTGGTGGCATCTTACTGTAACTTATACGGAACTCAGGCCGGTTGGACGGAAAGCTCTTTGCAATACCGTGATCCGGAACATGGAGGTATGACTTGGACTAGTCAATATGCCGATTCTAAAGGTATTCAATATACTGATGGTATGATTCCGGAAGGTGTTTTTAAAGAAGGAACAA from Phocaeicola dorei encodes the following:
- a CDS encoding SusC/RagA family TonB-linked outer membrane protein; the encoded protein is MLKRLKSVSMLLFLMGASTGAAYAVANPGVTDVKITQQSGTCTGVVKDATGETVIGASVIVKGTTNGTITGLDGDFSLSNVKKGDIIQISFVGYQTQEIKWTGQPIDVTLKDDTQQLGEVVVTALGLKREEKALGYAVTEVKGDELKAANTISPVAALQGKVAGVEISGSDGGLFGGTKIQIRGASTLSSNNQPIYVVDGVILDNGVSGNTTADWDAGANNASDYGNELKNLNPDDFETVSVLKGAAATALYGSRGLNGAVVITTKSGKGTQGLGISVSQTFGIDHAFKTPDIQTLYGPGYMPGQSDADQNGSIWDAHQFTVNQNGEHTLVGVPNFGFGPKYDGSQIRNYDGTWTTYSPRKNNMLDLYKLGFNTNTNVSIRGGNEKTSFYTSLSYKNAKSTTENNTFERYSMLLKASHKLNDWVDVAASFSFANSKPRNAQLNAGELFVNANTNVINPLFDVDYFRNKYLGEHGGIASTSYGDQYGSVPSSAKNYFFKVDNYDYVRKETVIRPTFEVNVKMTDWLKFKADANMNRYYTSIEDKQLGSGYANEGGYYGITQDIKEQFTVGGTFTASKQIKDFSLGGFARFEYYNTSSKHSKVSTDGGMVVPGEWFVENSKKTKKSEATISGSKRIISTIFALNLGWKNQVYLDVTGRNDWSSALVYANRTGNHSYFYPSVSGSWLINETFRESMPSWINLAKLRASWAQVGNDTDPYTVNQTYSFATMEMYDGNIYTNELDKLMKIADLKPERKNSWEIGLDFRTFNNRLNLDFTYYKENTTDQIMKINVPAISGVTQQLVNAGNIQNSGIEIALNTTPIKTKDWQWDLDFTYTRNRSKIVSLHPNVANYIELSGYVNAYDYHIGSVAKVGESYGVLMSDVTQARNENGVPLLEWDDSWRGAYRAQSKTAEVVGNMTPDFLGSVATTLTWKDLSLNIGLDMRFGGLVASYCNLYGTQAGWTESSLQYRDPEHGGMTWTSQYADSKGIQYTDGMIPEGVFKEGTIATLVDGTKMDVSGLSYAQLVQEGKLEPTHAGSWYGNNYAWGAQTIDDIWVHKLSYIALRNITVNYRLPNSISHKLGAKGLNLSFSARNLGYLYNSLPNNLNPESVRSNSASEFRIRGFEPYTASYIFTINANF